Within the Miscanthus floridulus cultivar M001 chromosome 17, ASM1932011v1, whole genome shotgun sequence genome, the region TACGAGTTAGAAAAATAACTCAGCTCGAGCTCGTTCGAGCTGACTCGTTTAGCTCACGAGCTACTAAAAAATAGGACACACATATTTATAATGTTTATGCTACATTAATTATAGAAGATTACGTCCACTattatgcaaccatacatgattaatatACATTAGGTTTATTAAAAGTAACAATCATGCAGCATAGTtggtccatccatgatccatgcaGTTCCAGTATACTTACTAGTTGCTTGCAACCACAGACTTAGGAAAGTCCACAAATTCAATATCAGCATCATCTTCTTCCTGAAAAATAATCCATAAATCAATATTTAAGTACCACGACAGTTATAAAATCAAAATCCATATAAAACAGCTAAAAATAAGAATTATATACCAATAGAATATGTTGACATTTTTAGATCAGCATCATTATCTTTTGGATTCATAGTCGTCTTTTGAATTCATGGTCGTGGATTGATTGGGCTCAACTCGTTTCAGCTCGTACCTGACTTGTTAAAACAACGAGCTAGACTTTAGGCTTAACTCgtaaaaaaaagttaaaacgagTCTGAGCCGAGGTGAGTCGAGCCGACCACGATTTCAAAACGTTGACGAGCTGCTAGTATTTTGTCCGGCCATACTCGTGTCGCCCTGGCCCCCGCCGCGATGTGAGGGGAGGTGGCGTCTGGCGTCTGGCGTCCGGCGAGATGCGGCTCTGACTTGGGAGGGAGAGCGACGCCTCGTGGCCTCGTGTGTGTCGTTTCCTCCTGTCTGATCGCTGGGGTCCTCCGTGCACCGCCCTGTGGGCTGACGCCTgatggagagagaggaggaaCCCGGTGACGGAGCCACAGGGGCTTTGACACGACGGCACGAGCACCGCCGCGACGCGCCGCTCCTGGCTTTGACTTGGGCGCTCCTGTCTGCTCGCCCGTGAGGCCGTGATCGCGAGCTCTGCACAAGATGCACCGGCCCAGCACGCGTCGCTGGCCGAGAGCGGCGGGGGCGAAAACGACGCACGGGAGAGCTGACATGTGGACGGGACGGACGCAACGCTGCAACGGCCACTCGCTTCTGCCTTCCTTCGTCCTTCTTCCAACCTTGGAGATAAGCGAAGATCCGATGAGATCCTATGCTAGATAGAGTCCACGTCGCATTGGGGGTTCTTGCTAACAAGAACACTAATAGTGCTATAATAACGCCAggtttctttctttttctcttttggaATGTACTCCGTATGCAGTAGAGATGCACACGCATGTATATTGATCTCTATAAAACCACATGTAAACTTTACCTCTATAAACATCTTTAAAAGATTCTATGCTAGATAGCCATTGGCGGGCCTAGGATTTTGTCAAAGGATACCACCTACAAAACTTTACATGTACTTTTGTAAAATCCATTTAGCAATTCAGTACAAATTAATAAGATATGCTCTATAATTTAGgtatataaatataaaataaCATACTAAGTTAAGATTCAACAAATTAATCTCGATACTTCCATATTATTATAATACAAAAGGTCAAAAAAACCATCCTAAGGGAGTAAGGGCGTCACCAGTGACTCGGTCAAATCGTCTGTGATATGGACACATGATCGAATAAAAAAAGAGAAGCATTGAGATGCAAAATATGCGACGAAGAGAGATGTGGACACATGTTTTTATGTGTAAGTCTAGTGCTTCGCTCAGCTAGCAACTTCATCAGCCtattcgtttcggctgaattggcttataagccatggctaaaagtattgctggctggtttggtgtgagagaataACACTGTTTAAGCCGtagattataagccagatacgagcgaataagTCGAAACGAACATGCTGCATATCTTTTAATCTCTCTCATGTGGATAGTATACAAAATATTCCTCACTGGCTATTTGATACCCCTTTGGGAACgcccaaatatatataaaaagttACAATACAACGAGTATCTGAAACCTGAAATGCCTAAACACATCACTAAACACCACAACAATGACAACCTCTAACTAATTCTCCCAACCAGGACTCCGGGGACGCGAAGGGCCAGGAGAGAGTAGCACTGGgagaggagtatacttggccatgcagcccgaggcatgACGGCACGACACGAAGCccgcttttttagcccgacacgagcatgGCCTGGCCCAGCCCGAGGGAGCAGGCCATGCCTGGaccgctgctcaggcccgtgggctggcacggcacggcccgcccTGCGTCGGTTGGCCCGGCAGCGGCCCGCCTCCCCCCTCCCCCTCACTCCTCCTCGCCTCCCCGCGGCCCAGCTGGCGGGCCCACCATCCCCGTGGCCCAGTTGGCCTCCCCCTCCTCATATATAAGCGGAGCCGCACCCgcacgccgcggccgcggcggctctcccccgcgcagcgccgccgccccaTCCCACCCCCGAACCCTAACTCCCTCCACTCTTCTCAGTAGCATCCGCCGCTCCGATGGAAGTCGCGGGGGCCGCGcccgcgcggggcctcgggcggcACGAGTACGCGGTGCTGGCGCTCACCTTCGCGTCCTACGCGTCATTCCACGCCTCCCGCAAGTCGCCGAGCATCGTCAAGGCCGTGCTCTCCGCGGACTGGGACCCTTCTCGGGCGCCTGGGGCCTGCACAGCCTCGGTGAGCTCGGCGTCGCCTTCCTCTCCTCCTACGCGCTTGCCATGTTCGCCGCGGGCCACCTCGCTGACCGTGTCGACCTCCACCGCCTACTTCCTCGACGTCCACGCGCTCGCCTTCTTCGTGGCCGCGCAGGTTGCCAGCGGCGTCGTCCAGTCCATCGGGTGGCCCTGCGTGGTCGCCGTCGTCGGGAACTGGTTCGGCCACGCCTCCAAGCGCGGCACCATCATGGGGGTGTGGAACTCGCACACCTCCGTCGGGAACATCGCCGGCTCGGTCCTCGCCGCGGCCGTGCTCGAGTTCGGGTGGGGCTGGTCCTTCTTGGTTCCTGCGGTCGTCATCGCCGCGCTCGGACTCCAAGCTCCGCCCCGACGCCAGATCCGGCCACGAGCTCCGCCCCGACGCCACGATCTTCGGCTGCTCGCTCACGCTTCCTCCCCTTCCCCCTCTCTCTGGCTGCTCGCAATTCGTCGTGGGCCCCGGGCTGGCCCGGCACGCTGAATGGTCGTGCTTCTCGGGCTGGGCCAGCACGAAAAATAgcccagcaggccgtgcctgggccgtcggcCAGGCACGAAGCCCATGGCGGCACGCCTCGCAGGGCACGGCGtgccttgtcggcccaactcccATCGGGTCGTGCCGGCCCGTTGCACATCTAtagaggggagagagagagagaggggagagagagagagagagagagagagagagagagagaggagtgttCCTGCTTTGATTTCTCTCGCAGTAGCActgagaggggaggggaggggagggaggtggCGTTACGTTCTATAGGGCTAGATCGGTTCATTGTGTAATCTATTTGGGGCTGGATCATCTGGATGCAAAACAATGTTACCTGTTCATCCTGTAGCTGATGACGGGATGAAAAGGCCGAACCAAACAGCGAAATGCTACTACATACGTCATGGTTTTGAGGTGCACCGAGTTTCCACCTTTACGTGGCTAATAATCAGTAGaccggcgtgttcgctggttgatttctgggctggtttggactagctggtgctggtttgttgtgagagaaaaacactgttgactggttaaataagcctggctgaaatcaacaagcgaacagggtggcgCTCTACCCCTTcttgtcctctctctctctctaaaagaAATTGACGTCAACTTCGATCTCTCTCACTTTTATCAGAGAATTACGTACTAAATTGCCTCAAGCCGTGACTTTGATATCCGTAATAGCAGCGGTATATAGAGTACTCCTATGAAGCGGAAGAGTTGTTCCGTACGTACATAGGAGGTTCGTATAagaattttttgttttctttggtCCACGTGGGCCAGTTGAGAAATGTATCATGTACTCCtacattttttttttggttggcTGCCGTTGACCACTAAAAGATGATCT harbors:
- the LOC136515916 gene encoding putative glycerol-3-phosphate transporter 5, giving the protein MEVAGAAPARGLGRHEYAVLALTFASYASFHASRKSPSIVKAVLSADWDPSRAPGACTASVSSASPSSPPTRLPCSPRATSLTVSTSTAYFLDVHALAFFVAAQVASGVVQSIGWPCVVAVVGNWFGHASKRGTIMGVWNSHTSVGNIAGSVLAAAVLEFGWGWSFLVPAVVIAALGLQAPPRRQIRPRAPPRRHDLRLLAHASSPSPSLWLLAIRRGPRAGPAR